In Micrococcus luteus NCTC 2665, a single window of DNA contains:
- a CDS encoding alpha/beta fold hydrolase — translation MPQIPAAPAALPPADRLPGWDPAWSRLVEIRSAADPEGTVRTLHVADTGPVLAAAGAEIVGTIVAVHGNPTWSWLWRSLLAETVRRARRGMAAWRVVAPDQLDMGFSERLAHAGSPSAASMGRAGDTYRTLGGRIADLDALLTALGLRDLAATGHPLITLGHDWGGVVSLGWAARHPELVAGVATLNTAVHQPEGAPIPAPLQAALAGPVLPASTVTTDAFLSVTTSLATPALDRETRAAYHLPYDTAARRGGVGGFVADIPADPGHGSHPELQRVGEDLAALGRTDVPALILWGADDPVFLDRYLDDLRDRLPHARVHRYERAGHLLVDDRDITAPLLQWAQLLRGGQLSDPASGLPGPVPHATADAAADPGLEVDLGEDPGAREPGVVRLWDHLRDWGAPGSDHREYTALVDMAGAQAGRSLVGTARRPVAVTWGELQEMVSAIATGLWAAGMRPGDRVAMLVPPGRDLSAALYAVLRVGAVAVVADQGLGVKGMTRAMKSARPRWIIGRTPGLTLARAQSWPGTRISVTEPGAAQRRLLDVSDSLYAMVDRHRDPAAGDAVDEHGTVLPEPALDADAAVLFTSGSTGPAKGVVYTHERLGRLVALISRTLGIRPGGSLLAGFAPFALLGPALGAASVSPDMDVTQPATLTAQKLADAAIAGQSSVLFASPAALANVVATADGLDAPQREALDAVRLVLSAGAPVHPQLMRQVSDLMPNARVHTPWGMTEGLLLTDIDGDEVQRLRTADDAGVCVGSALPTVSLAIAPLLEDGSAEDVILDPARGHGVLGEIVVSAPHLKDRYDALWHTDQQSKRDGLWRRDGRVWHRTADVGHFDAEGRVWLEGRLQHVITTPEGPVGPGGPEKTVDALGPVRRSAVVGVGPRGTQAVVVVVEAAVPATRPARRPGHHRDGRPKQGLAPTALASAVRAALEPLPVAAVLVADEIPTDIRHNSKIDRARVADWAEAVLAGGKVGAL, via the coding sequence ATGCCCCAGATCCCCGCCGCCCCCGCCGCCCTGCCGCCGGCCGACCGACTGCCCGGCTGGGACCCGGCGTGGTCCCGCCTCGTGGAGATCCGCTCCGCCGCGGACCCGGAGGGGACCGTGCGGACGCTGCACGTGGCGGACACCGGTCCCGTGCTCGCGGCGGCCGGGGCGGAGATCGTCGGCACGATCGTCGCGGTGCACGGCAACCCGACGTGGTCCTGGCTGTGGCGGTCCCTGCTCGCCGAGACGGTGCGCCGGGCACGCCGGGGCATGGCGGCGTGGCGCGTCGTGGCGCCGGACCAGCTGGACATGGGCTTCTCCGAGCGCCTCGCGCACGCGGGCTCGCCGTCCGCCGCGTCGATGGGCCGCGCGGGCGACACCTACCGCACGCTGGGCGGCCGCATCGCCGACCTGGACGCGCTGCTGACGGCCCTCGGGCTGCGCGACCTGGCGGCCACCGGCCACCCGCTGATCACGCTCGGCCACGACTGGGGCGGCGTCGTGTCCCTCGGCTGGGCGGCGCGTCATCCGGAGCTGGTGGCCGGCGTCGCGACCCTGAACACCGCGGTCCACCAGCCCGAGGGGGCGCCGATCCCCGCCCCGCTGCAGGCCGCCCTCGCCGGGCCCGTCCTGCCGGCCTCCACCGTCACCACGGACGCCTTCCTCTCCGTGACGACCTCCCTCGCCACCCCGGCCCTCGACCGCGAGACCCGAGCCGCCTACCACCTGCCCTACGACACGGCGGCCCGACGCGGCGGCGTCGGCGGCTTCGTCGCGGACATCCCGGCCGACCCCGGCCACGGCAGCCATCCCGAACTGCAGCGGGTGGGCGAGGACCTCGCCGCCCTGGGCCGCACCGATGTGCCCGCCCTGATCCTGTGGGGCGCCGACGACCCGGTCTTCCTGGACCGCTACCTCGACGACCTCCGCGACCGCCTGCCCCACGCGCGCGTGCACCGCTACGAGAGGGCGGGGCACCTGCTCGTGGACGACCGCGACATCACCGCGCCCCTGCTGCAGTGGGCCCAGCTGCTGCGCGGCGGCCAGCTCTCCGACCCCGCCTCGGGGCTGCCGGGCCCCGTCCCGCACGCCACCGCCGACGCCGCCGCCGACCCGGGCCTGGAGGTGGACCTCGGGGAGGATCCCGGAGCCCGCGAGCCCGGCGTGGTCCGGCTCTGGGACCACCTGCGCGACTGGGGCGCCCCCGGCTCGGACCACCGCGAGTACACGGCGCTGGTGGACATGGCCGGCGCCCAGGCCGGCCGCTCGCTCGTGGGCACCGCCCGCCGACCCGTGGCCGTCACCTGGGGCGAGCTGCAGGAGATGGTCTCCGCCATCGCCACCGGGCTGTGGGCCGCGGGCATGCGGCCGGGCGACCGGGTCGCCATGCTCGTGCCGCCGGGCCGCGACCTGTCGGCGGCCCTGTACGCCGTGCTGCGCGTGGGCGCCGTCGCCGTGGTGGCGGACCAGGGCCTCGGCGTCAAGGGCATGACCCGGGCGATGAAGTCGGCCCGCCCCCGCTGGATCATCGGCCGCACCCCCGGGCTGACGCTGGCCCGCGCCCAGTCCTGGCCGGGCACCCGGATCTCCGTGACCGAGCCGGGCGCCGCCCAGCGCCGCCTGCTCGACGTCTCCGACTCGCTCTACGCGATGGTCGACCGCCACCGCGACCCGGCCGCGGGCGACGCCGTCGACGAGCACGGCACCGTGCTGCCCGAGCCCGCCCTGGACGCGGACGCCGCGGTGCTGTTCACGTCCGGCTCCACGGGCCCGGCCAAGGGCGTCGTGTACACGCACGAGCGGCTGGGCCGCCTCGTGGCGCTGATCTCCCGCACCCTGGGCATCCGCCCGGGCGGGTCCCTGCTGGCCGGCTTCGCCCCGTTCGCGCTGCTCGGACCCGCCCTCGGCGCCGCGTCCGTCTCCCCGGACATGGACGTCACCCAGCCGGCCACCCTCACCGCGCAGAAGCTGGCCGACGCCGCGATCGCCGGGCAGTCGAGCGTGCTGTTCGCCTCCCCCGCCGCCCTGGCGAACGTGGTCGCGACCGCCGACGGGCTCGACGCTCCCCAGCGCGAGGCGCTCGACGCCGTGCGGCTCGTGCTCTCGGCCGGCGCCCCCGTGCACCCGCAGCTGATGCGTCAGGTCTCGGACCTGATGCCGAACGCCCGGGTCCACACGCCGTGGGGCATGACCGAGGGTCTGCTGCTCACGGACATCGACGGCGACGAGGTGCAGCGCCTGCGCACCGCCGACGACGCGGGCGTCTGCGTGGGCTCCGCGCTGCCCACGGTGTCCCTGGCCATCGCGCCGCTCCTCGAGGACGGCAGCGCCGAGGACGTCATCCTCGACCCCGCGCGGGGCCACGGCGTGCTCGGTGAGATCGTGGTCAGCGCCCCCCACCTGAAGGACCGCTACGACGCGCTCTGGCACACCGACCAGCAGAGCAAGCGCGACGGGCTGTGGCGGCGCGACGGCCGGGTGTGGCACCGCACCGCCGACGTCGGCCACTTCGACGCCGAGGGCCGCGTCTGGCTCGAGGGTCGGCTCCAGCACGTGATCACCACGCCCGAGGGCCCGGTCGGTCCGGGCGGGCCCGAGAAGACCGTCGACGCCCTCGGGCCGGTGCGGCGCAGCGCCGTCGTCGGCGTCGGGCCCCGGGGCACGCAGGCCGTGGTCGTCGTCGTGGAGGCGGCCGTGCCGGCCACGCGCCCGGCGCGGCGCCCGGGTCACCACCGCGACGGCCGCCCCAAGCAGGGTCTCGCCCCGACCGCGCTGGCCTCCGCCGTGCGCGCGGCCCTCGAGCCGCTGCCGGTGGCCGCGGTGCTCGTGGCCGATGAGATCCCCACGGACATCCGGCACAACTCCAAGATCGACCGCGCCCGGGTGGCCGACTGGGCGGAGGCCGTGCTCGCCGGCGGGAAGGTGGGTGCGCTGTGA
- a CDS encoding NAD-dependent epimerase/dehydratase family protein yields the protein MSGFGYDVGLDAAGMPDLVERLASRRVLVTGASGLLGAGVARVLADAGNDVTTLQRRPSGVPGARDVRGSVTDPAAVEEALTGADTVVHVAAKVSVSGPEHEYEAVNVEGTRILLHAAQRHGVRRFVHVSSPSVAHAGDSIVGEGAGAASPEHARGPYARTKAAGERLALAADRDDFRVLVLRPHLMWGPGDLQLTDRIVQRARAGRMPVLGTGAPLVDTLYTANAVEAVVAAVSAADVHHGEALVVTNGEPRPVGELIRQIALAGGAAEPERRVPAGLARRAGALIERAWERDLFGLRSRGVGSDDGEPPLTEFLAEQLSTAHWFDQRRTREVLSWTPTVSIDEGLHRVAAYYRDR from the coding sequence GTGAGCGGCTTCGGCTACGACGTCGGCCTCGACGCCGCCGGGATGCCCGACCTTGTCGAGCGCCTCGCGTCGCGCCGCGTCCTGGTGACCGGCGCCTCGGGGCTGCTGGGTGCGGGCGTCGCCCGGGTGCTCGCCGATGCCGGCAACGACGTGACCACCCTGCAGCGGCGTCCCTCGGGCGTGCCCGGTGCGCGGGACGTGCGCGGGTCCGTGACCGACCCGGCCGCCGTCGAGGAGGCCCTGACCGGCGCGGACACCGTGGTGCACGTGGCCGCGAAGGTGTCCGTGTCCGGCCCCGAGCACGAGTACGAGGCCGTGAACGTGGAGGGCACGCGCATCCTGTTGCACGCCGCACAGCGCCACGGCGTGCGACGCTTCGTCCACGTCTCCTCCCCCTCCGTGGCGCACGCCGGCGACTCCATCGTCGGCGAGGGCGCCGGAGCCGCCAGCCCCGAGCACGCGCGCGGACCCTACGCGCGCACGAAGGCGGCCGGCGAGCGACTGGCCCTGGCCGCCGACCGCGACGACTTCCGCGTCCTGGTGCTGCGCCCCCACCTGATGTGGGGGCCCGGGGACCTGCAGCTCACCGACCGGATCGTGCAGCGCGCGCGGGCCGGGCGAATGCCCGTGCTCGGCACGGGCGCTCCCCTGGTCGACACGCTGTACACGGCCAACGCCGTCGAGGCCGTGGTGGCGGCTGTGTCCGCGGCCGACGTGCACCACGGCGAGGCCCTCGTGGTCACCAACGGCGAGCCGCGACCGGTCGGCGAGCTGATCCGCCAGATCGCGCTGGCGGGCGGCGCCGCGGAGCCCGAACGCCGCGTCCCGGCGGGCCTGGCCCGGCGCGCCGGTGCCCTGATCGAGCGGGCGTGGGAGCGGGATCTGTTCGGGCTGCGGTCCCGGGGCGTGGGCTCCGACGACGGCGAGCCGCCGCTGACCGAGTTCCTCGCCGAGCAGCTCTCGACCGCCCACTGGTTCGACCAGCGTCGCACCCGTGAGGTCCTCTCGTGGACGCCGACCGTGAGCATCGACGAGGGCCTGCACCGCGTCGCGGCGTACTACCGCGACCGCTGA